The Euphorbia lathyris chromosome 3, ddEupLath1.1, whole genome shotgun sequence genome contains a region encoding:
- the LOC136223516 gene encoding stress-related protein isoform X2, whose amino-acid sequence MAEPQQPHTQMDDDDKTLKYLEFVEVAAIYILACFSSIYEYAKDNSGPLKPGVQTVQETVKTVISPLYEKFHDVPFEFLKFADRKVEDSLAELESHVPFLVKQASSQVRAVATEFQRTGIVDIAKDMYTKYEPVVEHYVVSAWRTLNKLPLFHQAAQIAVPTAAYCSDKYNNMIYDAADRGYPAVAHLPFIPVQRIAKLFNEDINGESVAKK is encoded by the exons ATGGCGGAACCTCAACAACCCCATACTCAAATG GATGACGACGATAAAACGCTCAAGTATCTCGAATTCGTTGAAGTTGCAGCGATCTATATTCTGGCCTGTTTCTCCAGCATATATGAATACGCAAAGGATAACTCCGGTCCTCTAAAACCGGGGGTACAAACCGTCCAGGAAACCGTCAAAACCGTTATCAGTCCATTGTATGAGAAATTTCACGATGTGCCTTTCGAATTCCTCAAGTTCGCTGATCGCAAGGTCGAAGACTCTCTAGCCGAGCTGGAAAGCCACGTGCCGTTCCTGGTGAAGCAGGCATCAAGCCAAGTTCGAGCTGTAGCTACTGAATTTCAGCGCACTGGAATAGTCGACATAGCGAAGGACATGTATACCAAGTATGAGCCGGTGGTTGAGCACTACGTTGTGTCGGCCTGGCGCACACTGAATAAGCTCCCTCTGTTTCATCAAGCCGCTCAGATCGCAGTCCCTACAGCTGCTTATTGTTCTGATAAGTATAATAACATGATTTATGATGCGGCAGACAGAGGATATCCAGCGGTGGCGCATCTGCCGTTCATCCCGGTTCAGAGGATTGCCAAGTTATTTAATGAAGATATCAATGGAGAATCTGTCGCAAAGAAATGA
- the LOC136223516 gene encoding stress-related protein isoform X1: MAEPQQPHTQMQDDDDKTLKYLEFVEVAAIYILACFSSIYEYAKDNSGPLKPGVQTVQETVKTVISPLYEKFHDVPFEFLKFADRKVEDSLAELESHVPFLVKQASSQVRAVATEFQRTGIVDIAKDMYTKYEPVVEHYVVSAWRTLNKLPLFHQAAQIAVPTAAYCSDKYNNMIYDAADRGYPAVAHLPFIPVQRIAKLFNEDINGESVAKK, encoded by the exons ATGGCGGAACCTCAACAACCCCATACTCAAATG CAGGATGACGACGATAAAACGCTCAAGTATCTCGAATTCGTTGAAGTTGCAGCGATCTATATTCTGGCCTGTTTCTCCAGCATATATGAATACGCAAAGGATAACTCCGGTCCTCTAAAACCGGGGGTACAAACCGTCCAGGAAACCGTCAAAACCGTTATCAGTCCATTGTATGAGAAATTTCACGATGTGCCTTTCGAATTCCTCAAGTTCGCTGATCGCAAGGTCGAAGACTCTCTAGCCGAGCTGGAAAGCCACGTGCCGTTCCTGGTGAAGCAGGCATCAAGCCAAGTTCGAGCTGTAGCTACTGAATTTCAGCGCACTGGAATAGTCGACATAGCGAAGGACATGTATACCAAGTATGAGCCGGTGGTTGAGCACTACGTTGTGTCGGCCTGGCGCACACTGAATAAGCTCCCTCTGTTTCATCAAGCCGCTCAGATCGCAGTCCCTACAGCTGCTTATTGTTCTGATAAGTATAATAACATGATTTATGATGCGGCAGACAGAGGATATCCAGCGGTGGCGCATCTGCCGTTCATCCCGGTTCAGAGGATTGCCAAGTTATTTAATGAAGATATCAATGGAGAATCTGTCGCAAAGAAATGA